Proteins found in one Micromonospora sp. WMMD1082 genomic segment:
- a CDS encoding C40 family peptidase produces the protein MIDSADGRRQRRRSPVVSPVLRPALWSALLAAVASAVLATPAYAEPGVPVTVPDTGSRPIVTGPLQLPGGAPADGTTGLVTPPLGTPGASALETQINAAEARVAELGTRLLELEQQRTEVEAQFLTAERDLEFARAAVQQAQQRADQVAAEAIKAAAALPPGDFATDLRDLELLRRANRGEKVEHATGPAAGELARTRSDEQVATQAYTAAQSRFQGVQEQYAATRTALRDEEAKLLKLREDNAAQLIELARQQEAAEQQLGADYVDQSAGGLVAHPTALAAVAYARKQLGDPYVWAAEGPDSFDCSGLMWAAYRSAGHYQLPRISRDQYRATSSRSVPRTALLPGDLLFFASGSSWTSIHHVGMYIGGGKMIHAPTTGDVVKISTVRWSRLYAATRVVGAIPTPTSSPTPSQPPAPKPTPTPTKTTTPRPTPSPTPSGSTSPSPTPSGSTSPSPTPSGSTSPSPTPTGSTSPSPTPSGSSSPAPEPSDSVSPTNDAGSAAPTTAAGTAGPTTAASSSHPVDDLSATPSAPGGR, from the coding sequence ATGATCGACAGCGCGGACGGACGACGGCAGCGGCGACGGAGCCCGGTGGTCTCGCCGGTGCTACGGCCGGCGCTCTGGTCCGCACTGCTCGCCGCCGTCGCCAGCGCGGTCCTCGCCACACCCGCCTACGCCGAGCCGGGTGTGCCCGTCACCGTGCCCGACACCGGCTCCCGCCCGATCGTCACCGGCCCACTGCAGCTGCCCGGTGGCGCGCCCGCCGACGGCACCACGGGCCTGGTGACGCCGCCGCTCGGCACCCCGGGCGCCAGCGCGCTCGAGACGCAGATCAACGCCGCCGAGGCGCGCGTCGCCGAGCTGGGCACCCGGCTGCTCGAACTGGAGCAGCAGCGCACCGAGGTGGAGGCCCAGTTCCTGACCGCGGAGCGCGACCTGGAGTTCGCCCGGGCCGCGGTCCAGCAGGCGCAGCAGCGCGCCGACCAGGTCGCCGCGGAGGCGATCAAGGCCGCCGCCGCGCTGCCCCCCGGTGACTTCGCCACCGACCTGCGCGACCTGGAGCTGCTGCGCCGGGCGAACCGGGGCGAGAAGGTCGAGCACGCCACCGGGCCGGCGGCCGGCGAACTCGCCCGTACCCGCAGCGACGAGCAGGTGGCCACGCAGGCGTACACGGCCGCCCAGTCCCGGTTCCAGGGTGTCCAGGAGCAGTACGCCGCCACCCGGACGGCGCTACGCGACGAAGAGGCGAAGCTGCTCAAGCTGCGGGAGGACAACGCCGCGCAGCTGATCGAGCTGGCCCGCCAGCAGGAGGCCGCCGAGCAGCAGCTCGGCGCGGACTACGTCGACCAGTCGGCCGGCGGGCTGGTCGCCCACCCCACGGCGCTGGCCGCCGTCGCTTACGCCCGCAAGCAGCTCGGCGACCCGTACGTCTGGGCGGCCGAAGGACCGGACTCGTTCGACTGCTCGGGCCTGATGTGGGCGGCGTACCGGTCGGCAGGCCACTACCAGCTGCCGCGCATCTCTCGGGACCAGTACCGGGCGACCAGCTCGCGGAGCGTGCCCCGCACCGCGCTGCTCCCCGGCGACCTGCTCTTCTTCGCCTCCGGCAGCAGTTGGACGAGCATCCACCACGTGGGGATGTACATCGGCGGCGGCAAGATGATCCATGCGCCGACCACCGGTGACGTGGTCAAGATCTCCACCGTCCGCTGGTCCCGGCTCTACGCCGCGACCCGGGTGGTGGGCGCGATCCCGACGCCGACCTCCTCGCCCACCCCGTCGCAGCCGCCGGCGCCGAAGCCCACGCCGACGCCCACCAAGACGACGACGCCGAGGCCGACCCCCTCGCCGACGCCGTCGGGGTCCACGTCGCCGTCGCCGACGCCCTCCGGCTCCACCTCGCCGTCGCCGACACCGTCCGGCTCCACCTCACCCTCGCCGACGCCGACCGGCTCCACCTCGCCGTCGCCCACCCCGTCCGGCTCCAGCTCGCCAGCACCGGAGCCGTCGGACTCCGTTTCGCCGACCAACGATGCCGGCAGCGCCGCACCGACCACGGCAGCCGGCACCGCCGGTCCGACGACCGCCGCGAGCAGCTCCCACCCGGTGGACGACCTCTCGGCCACCCCCTCCGCGCCCGGCGGACGCTGA